One part of the Haloprofundus halobius genome encodes these proteins:
- a CDS encoding SDR family NAD(P)-dependent oxidoreductase gives MSSRLSETVAVVTGGGNGIGAATCLRLAEAGASVVVVDRDETAAETTAADVEAATGRETLVVTADVGDESQVAAMAARVRDRFDRVGVLVNNAAVRVDPRPVTEADEESWDRILAVNLKGVAFCTKHLVPLMTAGGSVVNVASNGATVARPNWSQYDATKGAVVSITKDMACDHAAAGIRVNAVSPGWVITEYHLPDDAEEARRFFDEKTSPHPDGPGVLKRAAAPREVADAICFLASDEASFVTAANVPVDGGVAAVGKGLSWESFAVGREDDRATTAERPRPSDNG, from the coding sequence ATGTCCAGTCGACTGTCTGAAACCGTCGCCGTCGTGACGGGTGGCGGCAACGGAATCGGTGCCGCAACGTGTCTCCGACTCGCCGAAGCGGGTGCGTCGGTCGTCGTCGTAGACCGAGACGAGACTGCCGCCGAGACGACCGCCGCCGACGTCGAAGCGGCAACCGGTCGGGAAACGCTCGTCGTGACGGCCGACGTCGGCGACGAGTCGCAGGTCGCCGCGATGGCCGCGCGAGTTCGTGACCGGTTCGACCGCGTGGGCGTGCTCGTGAACAACGCCGCCGTCCGCGTCGACCCGCGACCGGTGACCGAAGCCGACGAGGAGAGTTGGGACCGCATTCTCGCGGTCAATCTAAAGGGCGTCGCGTTCTGCACGAAGCATCTCGTTCCCCTGATGACGGCGGGCGGGTCGGTCGTCAACGTCGCCTCGAACGGTGCTACTGTCGCGCGACCGAACTGGTCACAGTACGACGCGACGAAGGGCGCTGTGGTCTCCATAACGAAGGACATGGCCTGCGACCACGCCGCCGCCGGTATCCGAGTGAACGCCGTCTCGCCGGGGTGGGTCATCACGGAGTACCACCTGCCGGACGACGCCGAGGAGGCGAGGCGGTTCTTCGACGAGAAGACCTCGCCGCATCCCGACGGTCCGGGGGTTCTCAAGCGTGCGGCCGCGCCCCGCGAGGTCGCGGACGCCATCTGCTTTCTCGCGTCCGATGAGGCTTCGTTCGTCACCGCGGCGAACGTTCCGGTCGACGGCGGCGTCGCGGCGGTCGGAAAAGGGTTGTCGTGGGAGTCGTTCGCCGTCGGGCGAGAAGACGACCGAGCGACGACGGCTGAACGACCACGACCGAGCGATAACGGCTGA
- a CDS encoding PPC domain-containing DNA-binding protein — METFESDDGHVIVRLDRGDLALESLTEACEEHDVDTGVVVSGIGTFSNLNIHYVNRADLPEEKADRNVDLELNGSWEVTNVGGVVADGEPHLHVTAFDGERTVGGHLEAGCEVNVLGEFTIRKLDGLSLHRRPGTHGISQLRRR; from the coding sequence ATGGAAACATTCGAATCAGACGACGGACACGTAATCGTCCGTCTCGACCGCGGCGACCTCGCGCTCGAATCGCTCACGGAAGCGTGTGAGGAACACGACGTCGACACGGGCGTCGTCGTCTCCGGAATCGGCACGTTCAGTAACCTGAACATCCACTACGTGAATCGAGCCGACCTCCCGGAGGAGAAGGCCGACCGGAACGTCGACCTCGAACTCAACGGCTCCTGGGAGGTGACGAACGTCGGCGGCGTCGTCGCCGACGGCGAACCGCACCTGCACGTGACCGCGTTCGACGGCGAGCGGACGGTCGGCGGTCACCTCGAAGCGGGCTGCGAGGTGAACGTTCTCGGGGAGTTTACGATCCGAAAACTGGACGGACTCTCACTACACCGCCGGCCGGGAACCCACGGTATCTCGCAGCTTCGACGTCGGTGA
- a CDS encoding aldehyde dehydrogenase family protein, protein MPTEHGNYVDGEWTESSSSETFEVRNPADTSTVLAEYQSSTRGDTETALEAAVAAQETWASTPAPERGATLKRAADILDAQKDELTETLTAEEGKTHAEAGGEVQRAIDIFHYYAEKARELGGTVKSPSGEHKQLYTKLEPLGTVSLITPWNYPIAIPAWKLAPALATGNTVVLKPASVAPGVARALFEALDEAGLPDGVANFVTGSGSEVGSVLAQHEAVDGVSFTGSTGVGTTVSQQAANDLKRVQCEMGGKNPTVVMPSADLDAAVDIVASGAFGVTGQACTACSRAIVHEDVYDEFVDAVVDYAETIEVGDGSAGADMGPHVTESELEGTLDYVSVGIDEGATLETGGERLTGHGYDDGYFVSPAVFSNVDSEMRIAQEEIFGPVLAVIPVSDFDEGVDVANDVEFGLAASVVTQDLTEANRFVEAVEAGVAKVNEKTTGLELHVPFGGYKNSSTNTYREQGDAGLDFFTSTKTVYMNY, encoded by the coding sequence ATGCCGACAGAGCACGGTAACTACGTCGACGGCGAGTGGACAGAGTCGTCGTCGAGTGAGACGTTCGAGGTACGGAACCCAGCCGACACGAGCACAGTCCTCGCCGAGTATCAGTCCTCGACGAGAGGCGACACGGAGACGGCGCTCGAAGCTGCCGTGGCCGCCCAGGAGACGTGGGCGTCGACGCCCGCGCCGGAGCGCGGGGCGACGCTGAAGCGCGCAGCCGACATCCTCGACGCACAGAAGGACGAACTGACGGAGACGCTCACCGCCGAAGAGGGGAAGACGCACGCGGAAGCCGGCGGCGAAGTGCAGCGGGCGATAGACATCTTCCACTACTACGCGGAGAAAGCGCGTGAACTCGGCGGGACGGTGAAATCTCCCAGCGGTGAGCACAAACAGCTGTACACGAAACTCGAACCGCTCGGCACCGTCTCGCTCATCACTCCGTGGAACTACCCGATTGCGATTCCGGCGTGGAAACTCGCGCCCGCGCTCGCCACGGGCAACACGGTCGTGTTGAAGCCCGCGTCGGTCGCACCGGGTGTCGCGCGGGCGCTGTTCGAGGCGCTCGACGAGGCCGGACTCCCCGACGGGGTGGCGAACTTCGTGACCGGATCCGGAAGCGAAGTCGGGTCGGTGCTGGCACAGCACGAAGCGGTCGACGGCGTGTCGTTCACCGGCAGCACGGGGGTTGGCACGACCGTCTCCCAGCAGGCCGCGAACGACCTCAAACGGGTCCAGTGTGAGATGGGCGGGAAGAACCCGACCGTCGTGATGCCGAGCGCCGACCTCGACGCGGCCGTCGACATCGTCGCAAGCGGCGCGTTCGGTGTCACAGGACAGGCCTGCACCGCCTGTTCGCGCGCCATCGTCCACGAGGACGTCTACGACGAGTTCGTCGACGCCGTCGTCGACTACGCGGAGACGATCGAAGTGGGCGACGGGAGTGCGGGTGCCGATATGGGCCCGCACGTCACCGAGAGTGAACTCGAAGGGACTCTCGACTACGTCTCGGTCGGCATCGACGAAGGTGCCACCCTCGAAACGGGCGGCGAGCGACTCACCGGCCACGGCTACGACGACGGCTACTTCGTCTCTCCGGCCGTCTTCTCGAACGTCGACTCCGAGATGCGCATCGCCCAAGAGGAGATATTTGGCCCGGTGCTGGCGGTGATCCCCGTCTCGGACTTCGATGAGGGCGTCGACGTCGCCAACGACGTCGAGTTCGGTCTCGCCGCGAGCGTCGTCACACAGGACCTCACAGAGGCCAACCGCTTCGTCGAAGCGGTCGAGGCGGGTGTGGCGAAGGTCAACGAGAAGACGACGGGACTCGAACTCCACGTCCCCTTCGGCGGCTACAAGAACTCCTCGACGAACACGTACCGCGAGCAGGGTGACGCGGGTCTCGACTTCTTCACGTCGACGAAAACCGTCTACATGAACTACTGA
- a CDS encoding NAD-dependent epimerase/dehydratase family protein: MDVLVTGVYGRCGTAIIDHLHDRPEYDFTYYNRSDRPDDHPYGGYDTVVGDISEYDKLRDAFEGHDAVVHLAAYPDTDGEWDEIFQPNVIGMYNALKAAREAEVESFVFGSTNHVMGLYEEEHKPDIYSRTYELVLNHEDPVRPDSYYGASKSFGEDLGRYYVETYEYPKRFYALRICTVNMPENDHPYGDAEIGVENGMWERGSPEYEEQVARMKATWQSRRDFAHQIDCCLQDDSVEFDIFSGVSDNRCRWYDLEHARAKIGYNPQDDGEEWDEPPK; the protein is encoded by the coding sequence ATGGACGTACTAGTGACCGGTGTCTACGGCCGTTGCGGAACCGCCATCATCGACCATCTCCACGACCGCCCGGAGTACGACTTCACGTACTACAACCGGTCGGACCGCCCCGACGACCACCCCTACGGCGGGTACGACACCGTCGTCGGCGACATCTCGGAGTACGACAAGCTTCGCGACGCGTTCGAGGGACACGACGCCGTCGTTCACCTCGCGGCGTATCCGGATACGGACGGAGAGTGGGACGAGATCTTCCAGCCCAACGTCATCGGGATGTACAACGCGTTGAAGGCCGCCCGCGAGGCCGAAGTCGAGTCGTTTGTCTTCGGCTCAACGAACCACGTGATGGGGCTATACGAAGAGGAACACAAACCGGATATCTACTCGCGAACGTACGAGTTAGTCCTTAACCACGAGGACCCGGTTCGTCCCGACTCGTACTACGGCGCATCGAAGAGTTTCGGCGAAGACCTCGGTCGGTACTACGTTGAGACGTACGAATATCCGAAGCGGTTCTACGCGTTGCGCATCTGTACTGTCAACATGCCCGAGAACGACCACCCCTACGGCGACGCCGAGATAGGGGTCGAAAACGGAATGTGGGAACGAGGGAGTCCGGAGTACGAAGAACAGGTCGCGCGGATGAAGGCGACTTGGCAGTCACGCCGTGACTTCGCCCACCAGATCGACTGCTGTCTGCAGGACGACTCCGTCGAGTTCGACATCTTCAGCGGCGTAAGCGACAACCGTTGCCGCTGGTACGACCTCGAACACGCGCGCGCGAAAATCGGCTACAATCCGCAGGACGACGGCGAGGAGTGGGACGAACCCCCGAAGTAG
- a CDS encoding universal stress protein, producing MQRGFVVVDDTETHRTLLEEAVRFASNDDGDSAELVLFSWLTPERVDENFDAIASIEQMEHTSYDAPSPLDSVRQFVRQFAEETLADLGKSVDYEIVAAVVDEDELGTKIIETAESHACDHVFLTGQKRSPTGKVLFGDVAQQVILNFDGLVTTAMD from the coding sequence ATGCAGCGAGGGTTCGTCGTCGTAGACGACACGGAGACGCACAGAACGCTCCTCGAAGAAGCCGTCAGGTTCGCGAGTAACGACGATGGTGACAGCGCCGAACTGGTGTTGTTCTCCTGGCTGACACCGGAGCGAGTCGACGAGAACTTCGACGCGATAGCGTCGATCGAGCAGATGGAGCACACGAGCTACGACGCGCCGTCACCGCTCGACTCGGTTCGGCAGTTCGTCCGTCAGTTCGCTGAGGAGACGCTGGCGGATCTGGGCAAGAGCGTCGACTACGAGATAGTCGCGGCCGTCGTCGACGAGGACGAACTCGGGACGAAGATCATCGAGACGGCGGAGAGCCACGCCTGCGATCACGTCTTCCTCACCGGCCAGAAGCGTTCGCCGACCGGAAAGGTCCTCTTCGGCGACGTCGCCCAACAGGTCATCCTCAACTTCGACGGACTGGTCACGACCGCGATGGACTGA
- a CDS encoding mandelate racemase/muconate lactonizing enzyme family protein, translated as MEITEIETIPIASMLPEGEGVGDSRGFGRKRATTLLRVETDTGTVGWGEAFAPGRIVDATVEELFRDDVVGMDPFDVESLADRSYTDPYHFAGNVFSQSVVSALDVACWDIIGKTVDRPVHRLLGGEACQTLTPYASTMYFTERDRPVEDPIAEAVDEGFTAAKIKIGSGYEEDIERVRTAREVLGDDAALMVDMNGNYRPRQAVKTAKAIAEYDIAWIEEPVPPENESGYREVKRHVDTPIAAGEAHYGRFAFKRLIDDRTVDIVQPNLGRCGGFSEARLIADMATTENVAVRPHIWNSAVGLAAAVQFAASVSRYPHTRNVPEPMMVEFDRSENPLRSEILETPFDPTGGVLDVPQGPGLGITVDEAAVERYRAD; from the coding sequence ATGGAAATCACAGAGATCGAGACGATTCCCATCGCGTCGATGCTTCCCGAAGGCGAAGGTGTGGGCGATTCGAGAGGCTTCGGCCGAAAGCGGGCGACGACTCTCCTGCGGGTCGAGACGGACACCGGAACCGTGGGGTGGGGTGAGGCGTTCGCCCCCGGTCGCATCGTCGACGCGACGGTCGAGGAACTGTTCCGCGACGACGTCGTCGGGATGGACCCCTTCGACGTGGAGTCGCTGGCCGACCGGTCGTACACCGACCCGTACCACTTCGCCGGAAACGTCTTCAGCCAGAGCGTCGTCAGCGCCCTGGACGTCGCCTGCTGGGACATCATCGGCAAGACCGTCGACCGGCCGGTACACCGGTTGCTCGGCGGCGAGGCGTGTCAGACGCTCACGCCGTACGCGTCGACGATGTACTTCACCGAGCGGGACCGACCGGTCGAAGACCCCATCGCCGAGGCGGTCGACGAGGGGTTCACGGCCGCGAAGATCAAGATCGGAAGCGGCTACGAGGAGGATATCGAACGCGTGCGGACGGCCAGAGAGGTCCTCGGCGACGACGCCGCGTTGATGGTCGACATGAACGGGAACTACCGGCCGCGACAGGCGGTGAAGACGGCGAAAGCCATCGCAGAGTACGACATCGCGTGGATCGAAGAGCCGGTACCGCCGGAGAACGAGTCCGGTTACCGCGAGGTGAAGCGCCACGTCGACACGCCCATCGCGGCGGGTGAAGCCCACTATGGCCGCTTCGCGTTCAAGCGGCTCATCGACGACCGGACCGTCGACATCGTCCAACCCAACCTCGGGCGCTGCGGGGGGTTCTCGGAGGCGCGACTCATCGCCGACATGGCGACGACCGAGAACGTCGCCGTGCGCCCTCACATCTGGAACAGCGCGGTCGGTCTCGCCGCGGCGGTCCAGTTCGCCGCGAGCGTCTCCCGCTACCCGCACACCCGGAACGTTCCCGAGCCAATGATGGTCGAGTTCGACCGGAGCGAGAACCCGCTCCGAAGCGAGATCCTCGAAACGCCGTTCGACCCGACCGGCGGCGTCCTCGATGTCCCGCAGGGACCGGGGTTGGGGATAACCGTCGACGAGGCGGCCGTCGAACGGTACCGCGCTGACTGA
- a CDS encoding dihydrodipicolinate synthase family protein, with the protein MVRADLRASYQDVAFTTATPFESDGSTVDHTALVDNISKLYDSGARQFVPCGNTGEYYSLTDEERVDVVASHVEAVGPEATITAGAAGSLVEVERLASAYEDAGADALMVMHPDHTYVHETGLKEYYHRICDSTDLGVVIYKRGPQVTRDVIADVSERENLVAVKFAVNDIKEFSQTVDDVPGELTWVNGIAERYALAFAIEGATGYTTGIGNFVPEATLALHAAVESRDWTRARRIQQSLRPYEDLREQAGEENNIAAANNVSAVKYGMDLAGYRGGVVRSPLVELSEEDKSRADDYYRQIQSEPLHETA; encoded by the coding sequence ATGGTAAGAGCGGACCTCAGAGCTAGCTATCAGGATGTCGCGTTCACTACTGCCACCCCGTTCGAATCGGATGGCAGTACCGTAGACCATACTGCGCTAGTCGACAACATATCGAAACTGTACGATTCGGGGGCGCGGCAGTTCGTCCCCTGTGGAAACACGGGCGAGTACTACTCGCTCACCGACGAAGAACGGGTGGACGTCGTCGCGTCGCACGTCGAGGCTGTCGGCCCCGAGGCGACGATAACGGCCGGAGCGGCGGGAAGCCTCGTCGAAGTCGAGCGACTCGCGTCGGCGTACGAGGACGCGGGCGCGGACGCGCTCATGGTGATGCATCCAGACCATACCTACGTCCACGAGACGGGACTGAAGGAGTACTACCACCGAATCTGTGATTCGACCGACCTCGGTGTCGTCATCTACAAGCGCGGACCCCAGGTGACGCGCGACGTCATCGCCGACGTGAGCGAACGCGAGAACCTCGTCGCCGTGAAGTTCGCCGTCAACGACATCAAGGAGTTCTCACAGACCGTCGACGACGTCCCCGGCGAGCTCACGTGGGTCAACGGTATCGCCGAGCGGTACGCGCTCGCGTTCGCCATCGAAGGGGCGACCGGCTACACGACCGGTATCGGTAACTTCGTCCCCGAGGCGACGTTGGCGCTCCACGCGGCGGTCGAATCGAGAGACTGGACGCGCGCCCGTCGCATCCAGCAGAGTCTCCGGCCGTACGAGGACCTCAGAGAGCAGGCGGGCGAGGAGAACAACATCGCCGCGGCCAACAACGTCTCGGCGGTCAAGTACGGGATGGACCTCGCCGGCTATCGTGGCGGCGTCGTCCGGAGTCCGCTCGTCGAACTCTCCGAGGAGGACAAGAGCCGGGCGGACGACTACTACCGACAGATACAGTCCGAACCGCTACACGAGACCGCATAA
- a CDS encoding mandelate racemase/muconate lactonizing enzyme family protein, with the protein MEIAEVRGYALSSPIDPPQSRSFFGGTRRLRKRDVVLVVVETKDGTRGVSTAGASSSAMREYFEGDSQGTFADIVSGKIADALEGATIDRITDAHDVLGEVNLPEHLRTEAISAVDVALYDVRGKELGEPIYRLLSEEYDSDPTTEIPLYASAGMYMEPEGYAAQAATLEECGFMGYKYRPGIGPEGDRETVDRLVETVDEMEIMLDVHTWWKLRDAYGAETVRELVEHATERGAYWIEEPVEPDDYAGYVALAESGAPLAGGESEGSAAGLVELGRTGAVQFLQGDVRHHEGYTGCRKAVEFCRGRDVEFVPHNFGTWLGLIANAHLVAAAPEVRLLEYPVFEDDQLLQSSVDDPGMYQFDLAFDIIDGEPSVADGVLAVPEKPGLGVDVDLDIVESYPFVDGPWTEFHYDEDG; encoded by the coding sequence ATGGAAATCGCCGAGGTGAGAGGCTACGCTCTCTCGTCACCGATAGACCCGCCGCAGAGTCGCTCGTTTTTCGGCGGCACGCGTCGCCTCCGCAAGCGCGACGTCGTGCTCGTCGTCGTCGAGACGAAAGACGGAACGCGAGGGGTCTCGACCGCGGGCGCGAGTAGTTCCGCGATGCGGGAGTACTTCGAGGGCGACTCGCAGGGGACGTTCGCCGATATCGTCAGCGGGAAGATCGCCGACGCGCTCGAAGGGGCGACGATAGATCGGATCACCGACGCTCACGACGTACTCGGCGAGGTGAACCTCCCCGAACATCTCCGGACCGAAGCGATATCCGCAGTCGACGTCGCGCTCTACGACGTTCGGGGTAAGGAACTCGGCGAACCGATCTACCGACTGCTCTCCGAGGAGTACGACTCCGACCCAACGACCGAGATACCGTTGTACGCGAGCGCCGGGATGTACATGGAACCGGAGGGGTACGCCGCGCAGGCGGCGACGTTGGAGGAGTGCGGGTTCATGGGGTACAAGTACCGACCCGGCATCGGACCGGAAGGCGACCGGGAAACGGTCGACCGACTCGTCGAGACCGTCGACGAGATGGAGATAATGCTCGACGTCCACACGTGGTGGAAGCTTCGTGACGCGTACGGCGCCGAGACGGTTCGGGAGTTGGTCGAACACGCGACCGAGCGCGGCGCCTACTGGATAGAAGAGCCGGTCGAACCCGACGACTACGCCGGCTACGTCGCGCTCGCGGAGTCGGGGGCACCGCTCGCCGGGGGAGAGAGCGAGGGGTCGGCGGCGGGACTGGTCGAACTCGGACGGACGGGAGCGGTCCAGTTCCTCCAAGGGGACGTGCGCCACCACGAGGGGTACACTGGGTGTCGGAAGGCGGTCGAGTTCTGCCGCGGACGCGACGTCGAGTTCGTCCCTCACAACTTCGGGACGTGGCTCGGACTGATCGCGAACGCGCACCTCGTCGCCGCCGCGCCGGAAGTTCGGCTGCTCGAGTATCCCGTCTTCGAGGACGACCAGCTGCTCCAGTCGAGCGTCGACGACCCTGGGATGTACCAGTTCGACCTCGCGTTCGACATCATCGACGGTGAACCGTCCGTCGCCGACGGCGTCCTCGCCGTTCCGGAGAAACCCGGACTCGGCGTCGACGTCGACCTCGACATCGTCGAGTCGTACCCCTTCGTCGACGGTCCGTGGACCGAGTTCCACTACGACGAAGACGGGTAG
- a CDS encoding IclR family transcriptional regulator gives MTKHTGTRPGRTIRSVKIAFNIIDALQRQEGVGVTELANELGHSKSTIHSHLQTLEERKFVVREGDSYRLSLRILDMAKHVREQVGNYDVIEDEVESLAEETGEIAQFGIIEYGNVSYLCKSAGERAVTTASRVGTQQPVHSTSLGKAILAYLPAERRDEILDGVEYVRHTQTTITSRDELVTELERTAERGYGIDDEENIEGLRCVSAPVRNGEKVLGAISISGPSSRFTDDRLHGELSDYVKRAANVIELNTKFS, from the coding sequence ATGACCAAGCACACCGGTACGAGGCCCGGGCGAACGATCAGGTCGGTGAAGATCGCCTTCAACATCATCGACGCCCTCCAGAGACAGGAGGGCGTCGGCGTCACGGAGTTGGCGAACGAACTCGGACACTCCAAGAGCACCATCCACAGCCACCTCCAGACGCTCGAAGAGCGCAAGTTCGTGGTCCGCGAGGGCGACAGTTATCGGTTGAGCCTCCGCATCCTCGACATGGCCAAGCACGTCCGAGAGCAGGTCGGTAACTACGACGTGATCGAAGACGAAGTCGAATCGCTGGCCGAGGAGACGGGCGAAATCGCGCAGTTCGGCATCATCGAGTACGGCAATGTGTCGTATCTCTGTAAGTCCGCAGGCGAACGGGCGGTGACGACCGCCTCCCGCGTCGGAACACAACAACCGGTCCACTCCACCTCGCTCGGCAAGGCGATACTGGCGTACCTCCCTGCCGAACGACGAGACGAGATACTCGACGGCGTCGAATACGTCAGACATACGCAGACGACGATAACCTCGCGAGACGAACTCGTGACGGAACTCGAACGAACCGCCGAGCGAGGCTACGGCATCGACGACGAGGAGAACATCGAAGGACTGAGATGCGTCTCGGCGCCGGTCAGAAACGGTGAGAAGGTCCTCGGTGCCATCAGCATCTCGGGTCCGTCGAGTCGGTTCACCGACGACCGACTCCACGGCGAACTGTCCGACTACGTCAAGCGGGCAGCGAACGTCATCGAACTCAACACGAAGTTCTCGTAG
- a CDS encoding dihydrodipicolinate synthase family protein — protein sequence MLRDDFREMKEHISGGIMPATAVPWTPDYELIEDDLSSLVSYLAGVDGIVGLVANAHTGECKMLSREMKQRVIRVHKEAAGDVPVFSGVYGESSLQAAEMAREAEEAGADGLMLLPLDIYSNQDPREPVEHFERVAEAVDIPLINFQFPTWGSAGLPISAHVEICSLPEVIGFKEASFDPMRYEETVRALDHIRDDFTQLTGNDTFLYHAYHLGAETGLIGYGNLVPELHVEKIRAVHDGDLERAKEIREQLLPLTNHVFGTPEGRYRARVKAALEMQGIFQYDTLLPPQQQISAEERQELREILVDLGEL from the coding sequence ATGCTCAGAGACGACTTTCGGGAGATGAAAGAGCACATCTCCGGAGGAATCATGCCAGCGACCGCCGTGCCGTGGACGCCCGACTACGAGCTTATCGAGGACGACCTCTCGTCGCTCGTGAGTTACCTCGCGGGCGTCGACGGCATCGTCGGACTCGTGGCCAACGCTCACACGGGCGAGTGCAAGATGCTCTCACGCGAGATGAAACAGCGAGTGATTCGGGTTCACAAGGAGGCCGCCGGCGACGTACCGGTGTTCTCGGGCGTCTACGGCGAGAGCTCGCTGCAAGCCGCCGAGATGGCCAGAGAGGCCGAGGAAGCGGGCGCGGACGGGCTCATGCTGCTCCCGCTCGACATCTACTCGAACCAGGACCCCCGCGAGCCGGTCGAACACTTCGAGCGCGTCGCCGAGGCCGTCGACATCCCGCTCATCAACTTCCAGTTCCCGACGTGGGGCAGCGCCGGCCTCCCCATCAGCGCCCACGTGGAAATCTGCAGTCTCCCGGAGGTTATCGGCTTTAAGGAGGCCTCATTCGACCCCATGCGCTACGAGGAGACCGTGCGCGCGCTGGACCACATCCGCGACGATTTCACCCAACTGACGGGCAACGACACGTTCCTCTATCACGCCTACCACCTCGGCGCCGAGACCGGACTCATCGGCTACGGAAATCTCGTGCCCGAACTGCACGTCGAGAAGATTCGCGCGGTTCACGACGGCGACCTCGAACGCGCCAAGGAGATCCGCGAACAGCTCTTGCCGCTCACCAACCACGTGTTCGGCACGCCCGAAGGTCGGTATCGCGCCCGCGTCAAGGCCGCACTCGAGATGCAGGGTATCTTCCAGTACGATACGCTGCTCCCGCCGCAACAGCAGATCAGCGCCGAGGAACGACAGGAACTCCGCGAAATCCTCGTCGACCTCGGAGAACTCTAG
- a CDS encoding ThuA domain-containing protein → MTVRVTVWNENVHELNEPEVAERYPDGIHGAIAESLDADGFEVRTATLQEPEHGLTEAVLAETDVLVWWSHCANDEVADDVAERVVDRVNDGMGFVPLHSGKNSKPFKRLMGTTCRIKYRHGGETERLWVADPGHPIADGLDDHFEIPSTEMYGEPFDIPEPDRTVFISWFEGGEVFRSGVCYRRGRGRIFAFRPGHEEYPIFYQDEVQQVIENAVEWAAPNEGASATWGEVDPVESGDE, encoded by the coding sequence ATGACCGTTCGAGTGACCGTCTGGAACGAGAACGTCCACGAACTGAACGAACCCGAAGTCGCCGAACGCTACCCCGACGGGATACACGGCGCCATCGCCGAGAGCCTCGACGCCGACGGCTTCGAGGTTCGGACCGCGACGCTGCAGGAACCCGAACACGGGCTCACAGAAGCCGTCCTCGCGGAGACGGACGTGCTCGTCTGGTGGTCCCACTGCGCCAACGACGAGGTGGCGGACGACGTCGCCGAGCGAGTCGTCGACCGGGTCAACGACGGGATGGGGTTCGTCCCGCTGCACTCGGGGAAGAACTCGAAACCGTTCAAGCGGCTGATGGGGACGACCTGTCGCATCAAATACCGCCACGGCGGCGAGACGGAGCGACTGTGGGTCGCCGACCCGGGCCACCCCATCGCGGACGGACTCGACGACCACTTCGAGATTCCGTCGACCGAGATGTACGGCGAGCCCTTCGATATCCCTGAACCCGACCGGACGGTGTTCATCTCGTGGTTCGAAGGCGGCGAAGTGTTTCGCTCGGGCGTCTGCTACCGTCGCGGCCGCGGTCGAATCTTCGCGTTCCGACCGGGACACGAGGAGTACCCCATCTTCTACCAGGACGAGGTGCAGCAGGTCATCGAAAACGCCGTCGAGTGGGCGGCGCCCAACGAGGGCGCGAGCGCGACGTGGGGCGAAGTCGACCCCGTCGAATCCGGCGACGAGTGA